The Apium graveolens cultivar Ventura chromosome 10, ASM990537v1, whole genome shotgun sequence nucleotide sequence CACAGTTGTTAAGACTCCCTAAAACTATTTAAAAAATTACGTACCTACTCCAACCAGGCTTTCTAGCCAAGAACTTTCTGACATCCACCTGCAAGCCTGCCAATTCACCACTGTGAACCAATCCCAAATTCCACGAGCTTGAAAAATTTGATGTTGGGAAGCAGTCATCTGCAACCCTCAACCAGCACATGAGGCTCATATCAAAGAGGAAGGCATGACGTGTGCCCAAGACAACAAGAGGAAAACCAGATTCTGATAGCTTTGCGGAGATCACTTTAATCATACCTGGAaacagaaaggaaagcaaaaagACACATTAATAAACAAGGAAGATATAATAGCAAACACCTGCACAATATGCTGCATGTTGCTGAAATGCAGGAATGGATCCTATTAAAGGAATGTTGGgatataaattttcagaatttcaaGCTTGTTACATTACCTGCATCTTGACCAGAAGAATTTAAATGTGAAGTCATTAATGATGCCAGAGAATCATGAAGAAGACATTTTCTGTTAAACAGATCCCAAATATATACTGATCCCTTTCTTGTGACAAGCAACAACTTCCAAGACTCATCACAATCTATAAATACAGATGCGGATCCCATCATCATGGCCGGCATTGCACGTCTCCCACATTTTGTGTACACCTGTCTCACATAAGtattacaaaaaaaaaatcacTCATATGAGCTAAATTATGACTTTCAACAATGGTGTTACATCTTCTTTCCCATTGAAATTCATGAAATGAGTAAATAATTAGATATCAACATATGTTGATACTATATAATCACGTTGAAAGGAGATCTATTCTAGGATATCTGGACTATTTGTAGATGCTTGGTTTGGATGGAGAGTATAAATCATTAACAATTGATATGGAAAGTTGACCCTACTTTAAGAAAAGATAGTTGAGGTGACGCTAAGATAGGCAACACATTGataaccaaaacaaaacaaatttaaattttaaagCACATGCTGCCTGGTAGATACTGGTTTATTATAGACACTTATCTAACACACAAAATTTAATATATGCCCTACAATTTTAGTACAATAGAAGCCACCCTCAAAGTCAAATGGATAAACTACAGTAAACTGAACGATTTTGACATGATAAAAAATTGTTAAATTGTTAGTTTATGCTGTTTGTATATTAGATCAAACCTAACACGTGACAAAGAGAAAACCCAAATTACTACACAAGTGATGactaaaatttaataaaatagaaaTTACATTTTCACAAGGTCTAAATTCAATTAGATTACCCACAATATATTAATTAAAGTAGATGAATGTCAGAAAATGTAGCACCAGAGGAAAGAGGGTTACAAAATCTGCAACATGAACATATAAGCTGAACATTATTGACCAAAAGGTTGAAGCTTTAATGCTATCCTCATCCTTTATTTACTTGATATTATTTTTCAACCATTTACTAAGGCAATGCTTAATATATAATTTCAGTTAAAAACAAGGAATTATTTTGATGTCGTCAAGTCAAAGTGGCAAAATCAAAGTATCTATAAGCGAAAGGAGGGGGGGAAAAGAAAAAGGAAAGTTACACATACCTGCAGGCATCCATCTTCAGAGCCAACAGCCCAAAAGTTTGCATTTCCAGCGAGTACAGTGACCTTACTCGAAATTCTGTCAGACCAAAGAGTTTGAGTCCCTCTTGTACAAGTAATTTCAGTTTCTTTTATCATTAATGTATTTCCGACCACAACGATGTCATTTGAAGCATGTTCTTTTGGACGAGCCTCCAAGCTAACAGGTATCATTTCTTCACCTTCCTTCTTATCAAGTACACTAATTAAAAGATTACCACCACCAGTAGCAGAACTTGAATTCTTCAAAATTCCTACCTGTTCAACACCCATGCTTCCACCAGTACCAGCAGATACTGGAACCTTCTCGATTACCAGACTATCACTGATAGCTGCCCTAGCAGTGGCACCCGTACGCTCCTTATTATCAGAGCTCCCTCCTACTAATCTCCTCAAGGTAACTCCTTGGATAGCATCATCAGCATGTCCAAACccattattgttattattattaatattacgTTCTGATGCGTTCAAATGAAATTCAGAGGTTTGAGAAGCACCGCCTAAAATATTTTCCTGCTGGGAGGGCATTCCAACAGCTTCAGGGATTATCCTCTTTCTACCATCTGGACGGCGATATTCTCTCTGTTTCACTGGACTAACAACCCGGGTAGAAGGTGTTGCCTTGGTTATGGCATCACCACCTGATCGTACATTTTTCTTTCCATTAACAGTCTGAGGTTTAAAAGAATTTGTTTCGATCCCAACACCAGCGGAAGTTTTCAAAGGCATGCTCTTCTGTAGAACATCTGTAGCTTTCCTTTTGGCTGGGGTCAGTTTCGCTGATGCTGCTTCAAGCAACAACTGTGCAGGACTTTCTGCTAAATTTGCCTGTCGGCCTCTGACATCGCCATAACGACTTCTCTTTAACTCATCTAACTCGGTATTACTTAGCTTGTGTCCAAATTCCTTCGCCTCAAAATGGAAAATAGCCACCGTACCATCAAGTGAGCAAGCAAACAAAGTATATCCATCAGGACTCCTGATACAAGTACGTCTTAATTAATTTAGAGCCGATGGAATCCAGAAGGCTAagaaaaaaaatcatgaaaaacTTTCAAGTGATAGTATTAACGTTATTTATGTTCGTAAAATTTTCAACGGTTCAATAGCGCATTTACCAGGATAAATCTACAACACTTTGTGAAAAGAAATGCTTGGCCACGAAAAGAGGGCGAGGACTCGCTGTTGTCCATACTGTAATGGTTCGATCCTGACTCCCTATTGCAATGATATTATATGGCTGTGATTCTTTATCCCCTGCCTTAAGAGAAGACCCATTTGTCCACCCTATAGATGCAGCTTTTGCTTCATGAGAATTGGATATATTCCGTCTGAACATTGAATGATTGAACTTTACCACAATAATTGGGGCATTATGACCCAAGAAGTCAAAAGTGGCTGACCACTCTCCTCTCTCTAATACCGGCGCAGAATGCCTTGGTTTCTGGAAACCATGAGTTGTGGTAATAAA carries:
- the LOC141689969 gene encoding protein HIRA — encoded protein: MIADRPSWIRHEGMQIFTIDVEPGGLRFATGGGDHKVRIWNAKAVTRELPDEGSISQLLATLRDHFGSVNCVRWARHGRFIASGSDDQVIMIHERKPGSGTTEFGSGEPPDVENWKVAMTLRGHTADVVDLNWSPDDSTLASGSLDNTIHVWNMSNGICTAVLRGHSSLVKGVTWDPIGSFIASQSDDKTVIIWRTSDWSLAHRTDGHWSKSLGSTFFRRLGWSPCGHFITTTHGFQKPRHSAPVLERGEWSATFDFLGHNAPIIVVKFNHSMFRRNISNSHEAKAASIGWTNGSSLKAGDKESQPYNIIAIGSQDRTITVWTTASPRPLFVAKHFFSQSVVDLSWSPDGYTLFACSLDGTVAIFHFEAKEFGHKLSNTELDELKRSRYGDVRGRQANLAESPAQLLLEAASAKLTPAKRKATDVLQKSMPLKTSAGVGIETNSFKPQTVNGKKNVRSGGDAITKATPSTRVVSPVKQREYRRPDGRKRIIPEAVGMPSQQENILGGASQTSEFHLNASERNINNNNNNGFGHADDAIQGVTLRRLVGGSSDNKERTGATARAAISDSLVIEKVPVSAGTGGSMGVEQVGILKNSSSATGGGNLLISVLDKKEGEEMIPVSLEARPKEHASNDIVVVGNTLMIKETEITCTRGTQTLWSDRISSKVTVLAGNANFWAVGSEDGCLQVYTKCGRRAMPAMMMGSASVFIDCDESWKLLLVTRKGSVYIWDLFNRKCLLHDSLASLMTSHLNSSGQDAGMIKVISAKLSESGFPLVVLGTRHAFLFDMSLMCWLRVADDCFPTSNFSSSWNLGLVHSGELAGLQVDVRKFLARKPGWSRVTDDGVQTRAHLETQLASAEALQSPNEYRQCLLSYIRFLAREADESRLREICESFLGPPTGMVESTSSDPKNPAWDPCVLGLKKHKLLREDILPAMASNRKVQRLLNEFMDLLSEYGSTEPIPEQKDPKCPMPVIIADQSNQPITDKTNNTPPAIDQVVSDLPMKDQINPLPSANGVDESEPSGAEPMDISNETNQAPLVVPVTDGSNSGQPETKLKNSVPPAIELN